GGTCAGGCGCGCCAGCGTGGTCTTGCCCACGCCCGGCGGCCCCCACAAGATCATGGAGTGCGGCTTGCCGGACTTGAATACCAGCGCCAGCGGCTTGCCGTCGCCCAGCAGGTGGCTTTGCCCGATTACTTCGCCAATGGTTGCCGGCCGCAATGCTTCCGCCAGGGGCGGCGCAGGCTCGGTCTTGAATAAGTCGTCCATGCACAGTCTTGTCAAAGTTGAATGCGTAGTCTAGCGCATGGATACGCACGCGGCGCGCGCACACGCAAGCGAAACTCAGGAACCCTTGGCCGCTTGTGCTTTCCCCTGCCGCTTCGCCTGCACCAGCACGCGCCCGTACATGGTGTCGGTGCGCTCGCCCGGCACCGATGGGTCGGTGGCAAACTTGCAGGTCTGAATGTATTCCATGGCGGCCCTCGCCTGCAGCGCCTGGCCGTCCGCCGGCTCGGCCTTGACGGCATAAGGGGTTCCGGTTTCATTGACGAGAAAGCGCACCAGCACGCCATCGGTGCCGCTGGGGTCGCGATTGAAGCCTTCAAAGCCGGCAAAACGGCCCGATGGCGCGCAGCTGCCTGCCACCAGCGCCGGGCGGATGGTGGCAGGCCCGGTCAGGGTCCAGACAAACTGGATGGGATAGGTGGCGGTGCGGCTGTGCTCGTCCAGCCCGGCCTTGAATTTGCACTTGACGAGGGATCGCATGGCGGCCTCGTCCAGCAAGCGCCAGCCGCTGCTGCGCGCCACGGTGGCGTCGGCTATGTTGCCGGCTTCATCAATCTGGAAGTTGAGCACGGTGACGCCGTCGACTTCGTAACGCCGCGCTTCGTTGGGCCACTGGGGCGTGGTGCAGGATGCGGGCGACTCCAGCAGGCCGGCCGGGAAGGCCTTGGCCAGGGTGCGATTGGTGCGCTTGGGAACGTCGGGCGCGGCCAGCCACACCACCAGTACTACCAGGGCCGCCCCGAGGGCGATATTTTTCTTGTTCATGCCCTGCCTGGCACCTTAATTCTTGAAGACGTCAGCGCCTTTTGGAACGACAAACTTGAATTGCTCCGCACCCAGGGCGGGATTTCTTTCAAACTTGGTGAAGGTGAGAATCGAGGTCTGGCCGAACGCATCGCGCAGTTCCATGGCAGCCGGCGCGCCATTTTTCATGCCAATGCTGATTTGCTGGAACTGGCTGTCCTTGGCCTTGGGGGTGGCATTGAGCCATTCCATGCCGCCGCGGGCGCCGGCATCGGTCAACGCGAAATTCTTTTCCAGGTCGTTGCTGCCAAACAGGATGGCGGCCGGCGAGGAACCCAGGGCATCGCCCAGTTTCTTGACCGTGACCTGGTTCAGGTCCTTGTCGTAAATATACAGCTGGTCACCGTCGGCCTGCAGCAGTTGCTCGTAGGGCTTTACATAGGTCCAGATGAACTTGCCGGGACGGGCAAAGACAAAGGTGCCGGTCGACGGCTGCACGGCCTTGCCGGTATTGCTTTTCTTGACCTGGTGCTGGGTGAACTCGCCACGCGCGGCCTTGGTGCCGGCAACGAAGGATTTGAACTGGTCCAGCGCCGCGGCCTGGACACTGCCTGCCATGGCCAGGCCCAGCGCCAGGGCGCCGATCGCGGTCTTGATAAGTGTATGCATTGTTACCTTTCTTGTTGGGTAGTGCGGCACGCTGCCTCTACCGCCTCTACCGTTAACGGCTGGGCGGGCAATCCGTGCACACGAAGGTTTATTCGGCGCTGGCGGCAGGCACCAGGATGTCGCGGTTGCCATTCGATTGCATGGCCGACACAACACCGCTGTTTTCCATTTGCTCCAGCAAGCGGGCCGCGCGATTGTAGCCGATCCGCAGGTGACGTTGAACCAGGGAAATGGAAGCGCGGCGGTTCTTGAGCACCACCTGCACCGCCTGATCGTACATCGGGTCGGCCTCGCCGCCCGCTTCGCCGGCCGCACCGCCCTCGGCGCCACCCTCGCCTTCGAGCGTGCCACCTTCCAGAATGCCGTCGATGTAATCAGGCTCCCCCGTGGTTTTCAGGTGCTTGACCACGCGGTGCACTTCGTCGTCGGACACAAAGGCGCCGTGCACCCGCACCGGCAGGCCAGTGCCTGGCGGCATGTACAGCATGTCGCCCATGCCCAGCAGCGCTTCCGCGCCCATCTGGTCCAAAATGGTGCGCGAGTCGATCTTGGACGAT
This region of Massilia sp. PAMC28688 genomic DNA includes:
- a CDS encoding energy transducer TonB, with the protein product MNKKNIALGAALVVLVVWLAAPDVPKRTNRTLAKAFPAGLLESPASCTTPQWPNEARRYEVDGVTVLNFQIDEAGNIADATVARSSGWRLLDEAAMRSLVKCKFKAGLDEHSRTATYPIQFVWTLTGPATIRPALVAGSCAPSGRFAGFEGFNRDPSGTDGVLVRFLVNETGTPYAVKAEPADGQALQARAAMEYIQTCKFATDPSVPGERTDTMYGRVLVQAKRQGKAQAAKGS
- the lolA gene encoding outer membrane lipoprotein chaperone LolA, which translates into the protein MHTLIKTAIGALALGLAMAGSVQAAALDQFKSFVAGTKAARGEFTQHQVKKSNTGKAVQPSTGTFVFARPGKFIWTYVKPYEQLLQADGDQLYIYDKDLNQVTVKKLGDALGSSPAAILFGSNDLEKNFALTDAGARGGMEWLNATPKAKDSQFQQISIGMKNGAPAAMELRDAFGQTSILTFTKFERNPALGAEQFKFVVPKGADVFKN